A DNA window from Malus domestica chromosome 12, GDT2T_hap1 contains the following coding sequences:
- the LOC103429416 gene encoding histone-lysine N-methyltransferase ATXR4 isoform X1 gives MGLVRYSRWASRLKTLNSQYKPFLSATSFFSSGTTAGNENPGRPGPPPIQVALTESSGRGVFATRKIENGELIHTAKPVLSHPSLSTVHRVCYFCLRKLRNTDTSQPQRVSFCSDDCKKQAKGFYDVEMRADWSVYDDYCRSHGLKYPLLVKRLACMVVSGAAPANLLDILQPASLFAEMISEMEAGFGLLRSTFRNSNITDEQMSFLTKQWYIGILARIRINAFRIELVGGLYDDLLSSAAASIDAEAAVGNAVYILPSFYNHDCDPNAHIIWIENTDARLKALRDVDAELAALSLGSRTQRPRRVLSSTAIARSRSQQRIRRNINIFYSSTELG, from the exons ATGGGACTGGTCCGTTATAGCCGTTGGGCTTCGCGcctcaaaacattgaattcccaATACAAGCCTTTCCTCTCCGCCACCTCCTTCTTTTCCTCCGGCACCACAGCCGGGAATGAGAACCCAGGTCGACCCGGACCGCCTCCGATTCAAGTCGCGCTCACAGAGTCATCCGGGCGCGGCGTCTTCGCCACCCGGAAAATCGAGAACGGCGAGCTCATACACACAGCCAAGCCCGTCCTGTCTCACCCTTCCCTCTCCACCGTCCACCGGGTCTGTTATTTTTGCCTCAGAAAGCTCAGAAACACGGACACCTCCCAACCACAACGTGTTTCGTTTTGCAGCGACGATTGCAAAAAGCAAGCTAAG ggtttttatgaTGTTGAGATGAGAGCAGATTGGTCAGTTTATGATGACTATTGCAG GTCCCATGGTTTGAAATACCCACTTCTTGTAAAGCGGTTGGCTTGTATGGTCGTGTCGGGAGCTGCACCTGCCAATCTTCTTGACATACTCCAACCTGCTAGCTTATTCGCAGAGATGATTTCAGAG ATGGAAGCGGGGTTTGGCTTGCTAAGGAGTACCTTCAGAAACTCAAATATCACGGATGAACAGATGTCAT TTTTAACTAAGCAATGGTATATTGGCATACTGGCACGCATTCGCATTAATGCATTTCGAATTGAGTTGGTTGGGGGACTGTATGATGATCTCCTGTCATCAGCAGCAGCATCTATAGATGCTGAAGCTGCTGTTGGGAATGCTGTTTATATCCTTCCATCGTTCTATAATCATGATTGTG ATCCAAATGCCCACATTATATGGATAGAGAACACAGATGCAAGATTGAAGGCCCTACGCGATGTGGACGCAG aactagcagccttgtctttaggctctagaacccaaaggccgagacgtgttctttCCTCGACCGCaatcgcaagatcgagaagtcagcaaCGCATCcgacgcaacatcaacatattttactcctcgaccgagctcggctga
- the LOC103429416 gene encoding histone-lysine N-methyltransferase ATXR4 isoform X2: protein MGLVRYSRWASRLKTLNSQYKPFLSATSFFSSGTTAGNENPGRPGPPPIQVALTESSGRGVFATRKIENGELIHTAKPVLSHPSLSTVHRVCYFCLRKLRNTDTSQPQRVSFCSDDCKKQAKGFYDVEMRADWSVYDDYCRSHGLKYPLLVKRLACMVVSGAAPANLLDILQPASLFAEMISEMEAGFGLLRSTFRNSNITDEQMSFLTKQWYIGILARIRINAFRIELVGGLYDDLLSSAAASIDAEAAVGNAVYILPSFYNHDCDPNAHIIWIENTDARLKALRDVDAGEELRICYIDASMDHDARQSILSQGFGFQCSCLRCLSGD, encoded by the exons ATGGGACTGGTCCGTTATAGCCGTTGGGCTTCGCGcctcaaaacattgaattcccaATACAAGCCTTTCCTCTCCGCCACCTCCTTCTTTTCCTCCGGCACCACAGCCGGGAATGAGAACCCAGGTCGACCCGGACCGCCTCCGATTCAAGTCGCGCTCACAGAGTCATCCGGGCGCGGCGTCTTCGCCACCCGGAAAATCGAGAACGGCGAGCTCATACACACAGCCAAGCCCGTCCTGTCTCACCCTTCCCTCTCCACCGTCCACCGGGTCTGTTATTTTTGCCTCAGAAAGCTCAGAAACACGGACACCTCCCAACCACAACGTGTTTCGTTTTGCAGCGACGATTGCAAAAAGCAAGCTAAG ggtttttatgaTGTTGAGATGAGAGCAGATTGGTCAGTTTATGATGACTATTGCAG GTCCCATGGTTTGAAATACCCACTTCTTGTAAAGCGGTTGGCTTGTATGGTCGTGTCGGGAGCTGCACCTGCCAATCTTCTTGACATACTCCAACCTGCTAGCTTATTCGCAGAGATGATTTCAGAG ATGGAAGCGGGGTTTGGCTTGCTAAGGAGTACCTTCAGAAACTCAAATATCACGGATGAACAGATGTCAT TTTTAACTAAGCAATGGTATATTGGCATACTGGCACGCATTCGCATTAATGCATTTCGAATTGAGTTGGTTGGGGGACTGTATGATGATCTCCTGTCATCAGCAGCAGCATCTATAGATGCTGAAGCTGCTGTTGGGAATGCTGTTTATATCCTTCCATCGTTCTATAATCATGATTGTG ATCCAAATGCCCACATTATATGGATAGAGAACACAGATGCAAGATTGAAGGCCCTACGCGATGTGGACGCAG GTGAAGAGCTCCGGATCTGCTACATCGATGCAAGCATGGATCATGATGCCCGGCAGAGTATACTGTCCCAGGGGTTTGGTTTTCAGTGCAGTTGCCTTCGGTGTCTGTCCGGTGATTAA